The following proteins come from a genomic window of Bacteroidota bacterium:
- a CDS encoding T9SS type A sorting domain-containing protein: MHGIDKDSVDIICGNLSVENGSAETYIELIEFIETHDISLYENYEYLKTKIDIDNYTDYIIFELYFGNSDWPPNNVKMWRPQTPDGKWKWLFYDLDASCDNHSLNNFIRLFDKNNQALFFNEIIKNQEFKNQFLNRFLYHLKNTFKPELLSQTIDKFVQLYKPEVAEHILRWGNPFDMEHWEESYNHLYIFFNKRPCIIKEQIIDFFDLDTLKFDCSYYISPSIDSLFPFEESEIVISPNPCSESLTISIETNANLYGDITIFTNTGQQVYHEKFKSNRKQINIRHFSNGIYFIHLNCDNIIKVKKLLINK, from the coding sequence GACAAAGATAGTGTTGATATTATTTGTGGAAATTTGTCGGTTGAGAATGGTAGTGCTGAAACCTATATTGAACTTATAGAATTTATTGAAACTCATGATATCTCATTATATGAAAATTATGAATATCTAAAAACAAAAATAGATATAGATAATTATACTGATTATATAATATTTGAATTGTATTTTGGAAATTCAGATTGGCCTCCCAATAATGTAAAAATGTGGCGTCCACAAACACCCGATGGTAAATGGAAATGGCTGTTTTATGACTTAGATGCATCATGCGATAATCATTCTTTAAATAACTTCATTAGATTATTTGATAAAAATAACCAAGCATTATTTTTTAATGAAATAATTAAAAATCAGGAGTTTAAAAACCAGTTTTTAAATAGATTTTTGTATCATCTTAAAAACACATTTAAGCCTGAACTGCTCAGTCAAACGATTGATAAATTTGTGCAATTATATAAACCTGAGGTGGCAGAACATATTTTACGATGGGGAAATCCATTTGATATGGAACATTGGGAAGAAAGCTATAATCATTTATACATTTTTTTTAATAAAAGACCCTGCATCATTAAGGAACAAATTATTGACTTCTTTGATTTAGATACCCTCAAATTTGATTGTTCATATTATATTAGTCCATCAATTGACAGTTTATTTCCTTTTGAAGAAAGTGAAATAGTAATATCTCCAAATCCATGTTCTGAAAGTTTAACTATATCAATTGAAACCAATGCTAATTTATATGGAGATATTACAATATTCACAAATACCGGGCAACAAGTATATCATGAAAAATTCAAAAGTAATAGAAAGCAAATAAATATTAGACATTTTTCAAATGGCATATACTTTATTCATTTGAATTGCGATAACATTATAAAAGTTAAAAAACTACTAATAAACAAATAG